The following proteins come from a genomic window of Nocardiopsis sp. YSL2:
- a CDS encoding cytochrome P450, with protein sequence MTGNVYAPRFPTARENPYDPPDSYRGGKDRLYQLQLAYGGHAWMVTDMETARMVLADARFSSDSTNPDYPNLPLSSKRHVPGHFVSMDPPEHTSMRKLVTSDFSAARVRQLRPKVDTVVAGLIDALIGSGASSGDLVATVAVPLPGAGTAEMFGVPDDQRPVFMDCARRLQVQDATTAQRVAVSGRTNRLLARMIDAKVGPPGDDILTRLAKLRASNELTTAQAVGIANLILVAGLETVAGLFSLTMLSLLRDENQRRLMSESPRRWAGPAVSESLRYWTVIQHGVARVCTHDVEIGGQLIRKGDAVIVHLPTVNRDPSVFPSPDEFDMTREARGHLAFGHGVHRCLGSSVAQTQTELAIAALFERLPQLRLTAPGGPFGFLDDMLVYGLRQLNVTWS encoded by the coding sequence ATGACCGGGAACGTGTACGCCCCGAGATTTCCCACAGCCCGAGAGAACCCCTACGACCCGCCAGATTCCTATCGAGGAGGGAAGGACCGCCTCTACCAGCTGCAGCTCGCCTACGGCGGCCACGCCTGGATGGTCACGGACATGGAGACGGCCAGGATGGTCCTAGCGGACGCGCGTTTCAGCTCCGACTCGACCAACCCTGACTACCCCAACCTCCCTCTTTCATCCAAACGCCACGTACCGGGTCACTTCGTATCTATGGACCCGCCCGAGCACACGTCGATGCGCAAACTGGTCACCTCCGACTTCAGTGCGGCCCGCGTCCGGCAGCTGCGTCCCAAGGTGGACACAGTCGTGGCGGGACTGATCGATGCCCTGATCGGAAGCGGGGCATCGTCCGGTGACCTGGTGGCGACGGTCGCGGTCCCACTCCCCGGGGCGGGAACGGCGGAGATGTTCGGAGTGCCAGACGATCAGAGGCCAGTCTTCATGGACTGCGCCCGCAGGCTCCAGGTCCAGGACGCGACGACAGCACAGCGCGTCGCAGTCAGCGGGCGAACGAACCGCCTGCTCGCGAGGATGATCGACGCTAAAGTGGGCCCTCCTGGCGACGACATCCTCACCCGACTGGCCAAGCTCCGAGCCAGCAATGAACTGACCACGGCACAAGCGGTCGGAATCGCCAACCTCATCCTCGTGGCCGGCCTGGAGACAGTGGCCGGTTTGTTCTCCCTGACGATGCTCTCTCTACTCAGGGACGAAAACCAGCGCCGCCTGATGAGTGAGTCCCCGCGGCGATGGGCAGGCCCGGCCGTTAGCGAATCGCTGCGCTATTGGACCGTCATCCAACATGGCGTGGCCCGGGTATGCACTCACGACGTGGAGATCGGAGGGCAGCTGATCCGAAAAGGCGATGCCGTCATCGTCCACCTGCCCACGGTCAACCGTGACCCGTCTGTTTTCCCCAGTCCTGACGAATTCGACATGACGAGGGAAGCACGAGGGCACCTGGCCTTCGGACACGGAGTACATCGCTGTCTCGGGAGCTCAGTGGCTCAGACACAGACGGAACTGGCTATCGCCGCACTGTTCGAGCGGCTCCCCCAGCTCCGCCTAACTGCTCCGGGGGGACCCTTCGGATTCTTGGACGACATGTTGGTCTACGGCCTGCGGCAGCTGAACGTCACTTGGTCTTGA
- a CDS encoding transglutaminase domain-containing protein, whose translation MSAASVGPIGKGQQERAGKNPTTLEAVVDRVRQVPDRYREFRVTPDRAEWLHRLDRELLNELTDAGLPCRGSSRNRLYDHRDLSNISLALRLPTARYLAMRGWAGSLKAPLPEDRLHEVVITSRPPETAVEDPRFSPSDLLRSLPSFSELGNGQFRLTLTPDHRESPVCDALLELTSPVADLYFHVLPDELREDLGFLRETGLADCKLAAKFVVDRAEASGMRARRAFGFFLAVPYSIDHAWAEIYVDGSWYGFDPHLLNALVELGLLSGGEWPMHRSIGPSTHRLSFVEDPLVRVAGAGVELSMPTRVVSAHENTSSLRPQ comes from the coding sequence GTGAGCGCAGCGTCCGTGGGCCCAATCGGAAAGGGACAGCAGGAACGCGCGGGGAAGAACCCGACAACCCTGGAAGCGGTGGTCGACCGCGTCCGCCAGGTACCGGACCGCTACCGGGAGTTCCGGGTCACCCCAGACCGGGCCGAGTGGCTGCACAGGCTGGACCGGGAACTGCTCAACGAACTGACCGATGCCGGTCTCCCCTGTCGGGGCTCATCCCGTAACCGCCTCTACGACCACCGCGACCTGAGCAACATCTCCCTCGCCTTGCGCCTGCCCACCGCGCGGTACTTGGCGATGCGGGGATGGGCGGGATCGCTAAAGGCGCCACTGCCGGAAGACAGACTCCACGAGGTGGTGATCACCAGCCGCCCTCCGGAAACAGCAGTGGAGGACCCTCGATTCTCCCCTTCAGACCTGCTGAGGAGCCTTCCCTCCTTCTCGGAACTCGGCAACGGCCAGTTCCGCCTGACTCTGACCCCCGACCACCGGGAGAGCCCGGTGTGTGACGCGCTCCTAGAACTCACCAGCCCAGTGGCGGACTTGTATTTCCACGTGCTTCCGGACGAGCTCCGAGAAGATCTGGGGTTCCTCCGTGAGACAGGCTTGGCCGACTGCAAACTCGCCGCCAAGTTCGTCGTGGACAGGGCTGAGGCCAGCGGGATGAGGGCCAGACGTGCCTTCGGGTTCTTCCTGGCCGTCCCGTACTCAATCGATCACGCGTGGGCGGAAATCTACGTCGACGGATCCTGGTACGGCTTTGACCCCCATCTCCTTAATGCTCTGGTCGAGCTTGGTCTGCTCAGCGGAGGAGAGTGGCCGATGCACCGGTCAATCGGGCCCAGCACCCATCGGCTCTCCTTCGTGGAGGACCCCCTGGTGAGAGTGGCGGGAGCCGGTGTCGAGCTTTCCATGCCGACCCGCGTGGTGTCCGCTCACGAGAACACAAGCTCTCTCCGACCCCAGTGA
- a CDS encoding beta-ketoacyl synthase N-terminal-like domain-containing protein: MQDLKSRAEEYVRGVVTDVLGTLPLDAPGDDPLSAAPTDSITKMNLVLRLEEDFGELPVTLLYEYQTVEQVASYLLEEHAQRLSELCDTGGTWNASSASAVPGSETDVPPPQAESGDKTALSDGIAIVGVSGRYPGAADMDSFWDDLRAGVCRISEIPRQRWTVADDATPGERWAALLDDVDSFDAAFFNILPHDAENMDPQERLFLETAWNLLEDSGFLGTSTHEPSTGVFVGTMHTTYGKIGATRWADGPLVGPESSPGLIANRVSYFFDFSGPSFAVDSACSASLTAVHLACESLRRGECRMAIAGGVNLILHRSHLAGLAAMGVLAPDGRDKVFDARANGFVPGEGVGAVLLRPLRDAVANGDRILGVIRASFVNSSGRTSGFMVPSPRSQADLVSETLIRAGVDPSTVNYIEAHGTGTALGDPIELDGLSRVFSTADRDPDSCAVGSLKANIGHLEGAAGIAGLTKVLLQLRHRELAPCAGLESVNPKITLAGTPFHFPRSAIPWAPVVPRGPGSPLPRRAGVSAFGAGGANAHVVVEEFLPKPSQATGLGGSPGRPILLLSARTPTQLRLMAKRTADMLARDTTTDLDALAFTSQVGRRELPARLAVLTEDIAEAVAALRAFHAGGEHQALLTIRPHASIDRQLLDGEEGREFVRMLMRRRSLEKLARLWVDGIGVDWSLLWPGSRPTRISLPSQPWERTSYWVHPHDEMSGRTTESMPLASDSPSDAAPPEAVGGDIGHQLRLVASTYLRTLPHEVDLDADLMEIGFDSIALIDLIRDIDERFGIKMDPDIVLDGPSLRSIKNHLLTYHPNAISQEDT; this comes from the coding sequence GTGCAGGATCTGAAGTCACGCGCCGAGGAGTACGTCCGCGGTGTCGTCACCGATGTCCTCGGAACTCTCCCCCTGGACGCGCCGGGCGACGACCCGCTCTCCGCCGCCCCGACCGACTCCATCACCAAAATGAACTTGGTGCTCCGTCTGGAAGAGGACTTCGGCGAATTGCCCGTCACACTTCTGTACGAGTATCAGACAGTCGAACAGGTCGCGTCGTACCTCCTGGAAGAGCACGCCCAACGGCTGTCGGAGCTGTGTGACACCGGCGGGACTTGGAATGCCTCCAGCGCGTCAGCCGTCCCAGGTTCTGAGACCGATGTCCCTCCCCCTCAGGCGGAGAGCGGTGATAAGACGGCCCTCTCCGACGGCATCGCGATCGTGGGAGTGAGTGGGCGCTACCCTGGCGCCGCCGACATGGACTCCTTCTGGGATGACTTGCGTGCGGGCGTGTGCCGCATTTCCGAGATCCCTCGACAACGCTGGACCGTGGCGGACGACGCCACGCCGGGCGAGCGCTGGGCGGCCCTGCTGGACGACGTGGACTCCTTCGACGCCGCGTTCTTCAACATCCTTCCCCATGACGCAGAGAACATGGATCCCCAGGAGAGGCTCTTCCTGGAGACCGCATGGAACCTGTTGGAGGACAGTGGCTTCCTCGGAACGTCCACTCACGAACCCTCGACCGGGGTCTTCGTCGGCACCATGCATACGACCTACGGCAAGATCGGCGCCACCAGGTGGGCTGATGGCCCCCTCGTAGGGCCAGAGTCATCACCAGGCCTGATAGCCAACCGCGTCTCCTATTTCTTCGACTTCTCCGGCCCCAGCTTCGCGGTCGACTCCGCCTGTTCGGCATCACTCACTGCGGTCCATCTGGCCTGCGAGAGCCTGCGCCGGGGTGAGTGCCGCATGGCAATCGCGGGGGGCGTCAACCTGATACTGCACCGCTCCCACCTCGCCGGACTGGCCGCCATGGGGGTCCTGGCCCCGGACGGCAGGGACAAGGTCTTCGACGCTCGCGCAAACGGATTCGTCCCGGGCGAAGGGGTCGGGGCCGTGCTGCTCCGGCCCTTGAGGGACGCGGTGGCGAACGGGGACCGGATCCTGGGGGTCATCAGGGCGAGCTTCGTCAACAGCTCCGGCCGCACGTCGGGATTCATGGTTCCGAGTCCACGCTCGCAGGCGGATCTAGTGAGTGAGACTCTGATCAGGGCGGGTGTGGATCCTTCCACGGTCAACTACATAGAGGCGCACGGGACCGGGACGGCCCTCGGTGACCCCATCGAACTCGATGGGCTCTCCCGAGTGTTCTCGACCGCAGACCGCGATCCTGACAGTTGCGCGGTGGGCTCCTTGAAGGCCAACATCGGCCACCTCGAAGGTGCAGCGGGCATCGCAGGGCTCACCAAGGTGCTGCTCCAATTGCGGCACAGAGAGCTGGCTCCATGCGCCGGTCTGGAGTCGGTGAACCCCAAGATCACTCTGGCGGGAACGCCCTTCCACTTCCCACGCTCGGCGATCCCCTGGGCACCGGTCGTACCCCGCGGGCCGGGGAGCCCTCTCCCGCGTCGCGCCGGTGTAAGCGCATTCGGCGCGGGAGGCGCCAATGCCCACGTAGTGGTCGAGGAGTTCCTTCCCAAACCGTCGCAGGCGACGGGCTTAGGCGGGTCACCTGGGCGCCCGATCCTGCTGTTGTCCGCCCGCACACCGACACAGCTCCGCCTCATGGCCAAGCGCACCGCGGACATGCTTGCGCGCGACACCACCACAGACCTCGATGCCCTGGCGTTCACATCACAGGTCGGCAGGCGCGAGCTGCCGGCGCGCTTGGCTGTGCTGACCGAAGACATCGCCGAAGCAGTCGCCGCTCTCCGGGCGTTCCACGCTGGAGGGGAACACCAAGCTTTGCTCACCATTCGGCCTCACGCGAGCATCGATCGCCAGCTTCTCGACGGTGAGGAGGGCCGGGAGTTCGTCCGCATGCTCATGCGCAGGAGGTCACTTGAGAAGTTGGCCCGACTGTGGGTGGACGGGATCGGTGTCGACTGGTCGCTTCTGTGGCCTGGAAGCCGACCGACACGTATATCCCTGCCCTCCCAACCCTGGGAGCGCACAAGCTATTGGGTCCATCCACATGATGAGATGTCGGGCAGAACAACAGAATCGATGCCTCTAGCATCCGACAGCCCGTCCGATGCCGCACCTCCCGAAGCGGTCGGCGGTGACATCGGACACCAACTCCGGCTCGTGGCTTCCACGTACTTGCGGACCCTGCCACACGAGGTAGATCTGGACGCCGACCTCATGGAGATCGGCTTCGACTCCATCGCCTTGATCGATCTCATCAGGGACATCGACGAACGCTTCGGCATCAAGATGGATCCCGACATCGTGCTCGACGGTCCCTCTCTTCGGTCCATCAAGAACCACCTGCTCACTTACCACCCAAACGCGATCAGCCAGGAGGACACGTAG
- a CDS encoding class I SAM-dependent methyltransferase yields MITSTAQMYEDLADEFDQAVPFYSTFGRVMVDTIDPPRGSALLDLAAGRGAVARPAQERGCSVTAVDAAPSMVAHLRQDLPQGSIHVMDVHDLAFEDATFDIVTAGFAVNLFEYPARVVQEAYRVLKAGGLLAFTLPGGKNESGDLSFCNRLYAEFSRYLPVFERPIVHVLETESVLEGAGFTDVACQEITAEVEIPDSEAAWEFLTKNGTGELILSLPHPQQDKFRKRVDEAFERLNRVAVLRRTVHLWSGRR; encoded by the coding sequence ATGATCACGAGCACCGCGCAGATGTACGAGGACCTGGCGGATGAGTTCGACCAGGCAGTTCCCTTCTACTCCACCTTCGGGCGCGTCATGGTGGACACCATCGATCCCCCACGAGGCTCAGCGCTCCTCGACCTCGCAGCCGGACGCGGGGCTGTGGCACGGCCTGCCCAGGAACGCGGCTGCTCTGTGACAGCCGTGGACGCGGCCCCGTCGATGGTCGCCCATTTACGGCAGGACCTGCCACAGGGGAGCATCCACGTCATGGACGTGCACGACCTCGCGTTCGAGGATGCGACGTTCGACATCGTCACGGCAGGGTTCGCGGTCAATCTCTTCGAGTACCCGGCCAGGGTCGTCCAAGAGGCGTACCGTGTGCTCAAAGCGGGCGGCCTATTGGCCTTCACCCTCCCCGGGGGCAAGAACGAATCAGGTGATCTGTCATTCTGCAACCGACTGTACGCGGAATTCTCTAGGTACCTTCCGGTCTTCGAACGGCCCATCGTCCACGTTCTGGAGACCGAATCCGTTCTCGAAGGCGCAGGGTTCACCGACGTTGCATGCCAGGAGATCACGGCCGAGGTGGAGATCCCCGACTCCGAGGCGGCATGGGAGTTCCTCACCAAGAACGGCACTGGGGAGCTGATCCTGTCCCTCCCCCACCCGCAACAGGACAAGTTCCGGAAGAGGGTGGACGAAGCCTTCGAACGCCTCAACCGCGTCGCCGTGTTGAGGAGGACCGTCCACCTGTGGAGTGGGCGCAGGTGA
- the mpaD gene encoding daptide-type RiPP biosynthesis aminotransferase — translation MNAQYPLWELLGRPSGFGAPEHTATHARGTRIRFADDRWRLCATSGLWNANLGYGNQRIADAVGTALIDHSYLSLFRGGHSPAVKAARALLEVCGDDHYGRVLFTTSGGSANDAAMKMARQYWALRRSFRRRVIVGLRGSYHGLTYGSHGLTGESLAQSYYSVDQRWIRHVDHRGAGELTELLASEGESVAAVVVEPVLGTGAYPLTPDMVADLLRLRREHGFLLVADEVATGFGRTGPYFASQEWPEPPDILLASKGLTNGTCAAAAVVASAEVLSVFNRADASLIHAETQAGSPTTCAAITAVAGEMERLDALQNGKRVSVGLDRLLDSIGGHPLVRSTGGTGCFRAIRLHTSDKVTAATAVDMIHAAGAVVSPGPDCVQLAPALVYEPDDLEELEHALRTGLDETAERSS, via the coding sequence GTGAACGCTCAGTACCCTCTGTGGGAACTCCTGGGACGGCCAAGTGGCTTCGGGGCTCCCGAGCACACGGCCACACACGCCCGGGGAACCCGCATCCGCTTCGCTGATGACCGGTGGCGCCTGTGCGCGACCAGCGGACTATGGAACGCCAACCTGGGCTACGGAAACCAGCGCATCGCCGATGCGGTGGGGACGGCCCTGATCGACCACTCCTATCTGAGCCTGTTCCGGGGCGGCCACAGCCCCGCGGTCAAGGCGGCCCGCGCGCTCCTTGAGGTCTGCGGCGACGACCACTACGGTCGGGTCCTGTTCACCACCTCGGGGGGTTCCGCCAACGACGCCGCAATGAAGATGGCCCGGCAGTACTGGGCGCTCAGGCGGAGCTTCCGCCGCCGCGTCATCGTCGGGCTCCGCGGCAGCTATCACGGTCTCACCTACGGCAGCCACGGTCTGACCGGCGAGTCACTCGCCCAAAGCTACTACAGCGTGGACCAGCGTTGGATCCGGCATGTCGACCACCGTGGCGCAGGCGAACTGACTGAGCTGCTGGCCTCCGAGGGCGAGTCCGTGGCAGCGGTCGTCGTCGAACCGGTCCTGGGCACCGGCGCGTACCCGCTGACCCCGGATATGGTCGCGGACCTGCTCCGGCTGCGACGCGAACACGGGTTCCTGCTCGTGGCGGACGAGGTCGCCACGGGGTTCGGGCGGACCGGCCCCTACTTCGCCAGTCAGGAGTGGCCTGAACCCCCCGACATCCTGCTGGCCTCCAAGGGGCTGACCAACGGTACGTGCGCGGCGGCTGCGGTCGTGGCCTCGGCGGAGGTGCTGTCGGTGTTCAACCGAGCCGACGCTTCGCTCATCCACGCGGAAACGCAGGCTGGCTCCCCTACCACCTGCGCGGCGATCACCGCGGTTGCGGGTGAGATGGAGCGGCTCGATGCGCTCCAGAACGGGAAGCGGGTGTCAGTCGGACTGGACAGACTCCTCGATTCCATAGGCGGCCATCCCCTCGTGCGTTCCACCGGCGGCACAGGATGCTTTCGGGCGATACGGCTGCACACGTCGGACAAGGTCACGGCCGCAACAGCCGTAGACATGATCCACGCGGCCGGCGCCGTCGTCAGCCCCGGCCCCGACTGCGTCCAACTGGCTCCCGCGCTCGTCTACGAACCAGATGACCTCGAGGAACTGGAGCACGCCCTGCGTACGGGGCTGGACGAAACCGCGGAAAGATCCTCCTGA
- a CDS encoding ABC transporter ATP-binding protein, with translation MPTDDHPLPSSGRALGRTLRLGWTASPGLIAVAFATTVGAALPDVLIAAVLAGLTEAVVSGGRTEMITAAVLLGALAALSWLLRVVSERANRRFADRAAVFMEAHVVRLQSGIPTLEHHERPAYVDRAQLLRDHADTLSEVYQYLFQAIGALLRLGLTTALLMTVHPLLGLLVLFAVPTALVSHWRGGAEHALQEGLGHHERLARHFFLLGTNASPGRELRVTRTRERVRHGRHQAWAARHRALSRARWATTAWQAAALAVFGCAFTGAVVWVATGTGSAAQVVLLLTAGGRLAQYIGQTLRQVHFLRTIWLEGGRRLLWLEELSARSVSRSPVPPPERMRSGITLDRVSFGYPGTDRPVLDDVTLHLPAGAVVAVVGENGAGKSTLVKLLAKMYEPDSGRILVDGADLADMPAHAWRERLSGAFQDFARFEYPLRLSIGLGDLPRAEDGAAVDRAVERADARALVDRLDRGLDTRLGNTWAGGVELSEGQWQKVALARGYMRDDPLLLLLDEPASALDAETEHLLFEQYAERARALRGRDRITLLVSHRFSTVRMADHIVVMDGARVCEQGTHEELMKHGGRYAELYEIQARAYRIER, from the coding sequence ATGCCGACCGATGATCATCCCCTGCCCTCGTCCGGGCGGGCCCTGGGCCGCACCCTGCGGCTGGGCTGGACAGCGTCACCCGGGCTCATCGCGGTGGCGTTCGCCACCACGGTCGGCGCCGCCCTGCCCGACGTCCTCATCGCCGCCGTCCTGGCGGGGCTCACCGAGGCGGTGGTCTCCGGGGGCCGGACCGAGATGATCACGGCCGCCGTGCTCCTGGGGGCGCTGGCCGCTCTGAGCTGGCTGCTGCGCGTGGTGAGCGAGCGGGCCAACCGTCGCTTCGCCGACCGCGCCGCGGTGTTCATGGAAGCGCACGTGGTCCGGCTCCAGAGCGGCATCCCCACCCTGGAACACCACGAACGCCCCGCCTACGTCGACCGCGCCCAGCTGCTCCGCGACCACGCGGACACCCTGAGCGAGGTCTACCAGTACCTGTTCCAGGCGATCGGCGCCCTCCTGCGGCTGGGGCTGACCACGGCGCTGCTGATGACCGTCCACCCCCTGCTCGGCCTGCTGGTCCTGTTCGCCGTACCCACCGCCCTGGTCTCCCACTGGCGGGGCGGAGCGGAGCACGCGCTGCAGGAGGGGCTCGGACACCACGAGCGCCTCGCGCGGCACTTCTTCCTCCTCGGCACGAACGCCTCACCCGGGCGCGAGCTGCGCGTCACCCGCACCAGGGAGCGCGTCCGCCACGGGCGCCACCAGGCGTGGGCCGCACGCCACCGGGCCCTGTCCCGGGCCCGCTGGGCCACCACGGCGTGGCAGGCGGCCGCGCTCGCGGTCTTCGGCTGCGCGTTCACCGGCGCGGTCGTCTGGGTGGCCACGGGCACCGGTTCGGCGGCCCAGGTCGTCCTCCTGCTCACCGCGGGCGGACGCCTGGCCCAGTACATCGGCCAGACGCTGCGCCAGGTGCACTTCCTGCGCACCATCTGGCTGGAGGGCGGGCGCCGCCTGCTGTGGCTGGAGGAGCTGTCCGCCCGATCCGTCTCGCGGAGCCCGGTCCCCCCACCTGAGCGGATGCGCTCCGGCATCACCCTGGACCGGGTCTCGTTCGGCTACCCCGGAACGGACCGGCCGGTCCTGGACGACGTCACGCTCCACCTGCCGGCGGGAGCGGTGGTCGCCGTCGTCGGCGAGAACGGAGCGGGCAAGTCCACGCTGGTCAAGCTCCTGGCGAAGATGTACGAGCCCGACTCCGGGCGGATCCTCGTCGACGGCGCCGACCTGGCCGACATGCCGGCCCACGCGTGGCGGGAACGGCTCTCCGGCGCCTTCCAGGACTTCGCGCGCTTCGAGTACCCGCTGCGGCTGTCCATCGGGCTGGGCGACCTGCCCAGAGCCGAGGACGGGGCGGCCGTCGACCGGGCCGTCGAGCGCGCGGACGCCCGCGCCCTGGTCGACCGGCTCGACCGCGGCCTGGACACCCGGCTCGGCAACACCTGGGCCGGCGGGGTGGAACTGTCCGAGGGACAGTGGCAGAAGGTCGCGCTCGCCCGGGGCTACATGCGCGACGATCCCCTGCTCCTGCTGCTGGACGAGCCCGCCTCGGCGCTGGACGCCGAGACCGAGCACCTGCTCTTCGAGCAGTACGCCGAACGCGCCAGAGCACTCAGGGGCCGGGACCGCATCACGCTCCTGGTCTCGCACCGCTTCTCCACCGTGCGCATGGCCGACCACATCGTCGTCATGGACGGGGCCCGCGTGTGCGAACAGGGCACCCACGAAGAACTCATGAAGCACGGCGGGCGCTACGCCGAACTGTACGAGATCCAGGCCCGCGCCTACCGGATCGAGAGGTGA